From the Nocardiopsis changdeensis genome, one window contains:
- a CDS encoding dihydrofolate reductase family protein: protein MTKVTCDLSISADGCAAGHGQTEERPFGDDGGDGSGAALHAWMFDTPEENRAELDLMAGAGAYIMGRNMFGPVRGGWDREWNGWWGEDPPFHAPVFVLTHHPRDPQPMAGGTTFHFVTDGIGAALARAREAAGDADVAVAGGAATVNQFLAAGLIDELRLHIVPVVFGGGTRLFEGVPPLRLEQVGSRAASGVTHVTYRVPR from the coding sequence ATGACCAAGGTGACCTGCGACCTCTCGATCTCGGCCGACGGCTGTGCGGCCGGGCACGGTCAGACCGAGGAGCGCCCGTTCGGCGACGACGGCGGTGACGGCTCGGGTGCCGCGCTGCACGCCTGGATGTTCGACACCCCCGAGGAGAACCGGGCCGAACTCGACCTCATGGCGGGGGCGGGGGCCTACATCATGGGGCGCAACATGTTCGGTCCCGTGCGCGGCGGGTGGGACCGGGAGTGGAACGGATGGTGGGGCGAGGACCCGCCGTTCCACGCGCCGGTGTTCGTGCTGACCCACCATCCGCGCGATCCGCAGCCGATGGCGGGCGGCACCACGTTCCATTTCGTCACCGACGGGATCGGGGCCGCGCTGGCGCGGGCGCGCGAGGCGGCCGGGGACGCGGATGTCGCGGTGGCGGGCGGCGCCGCCACGGTCAACCAGTTCCTGGCCGCGGGGCTGATCGACGAGCTGCGGCTGCACATCGTGCCGGTGGTGTTCGGCGGCGGGACGCGGCTGTTCGAGGGGGTTCCGCCGCTGAGGCTGGAGCAGGTGGGGTCGCGGGCGGCGAGCGGGGTGACGCACGTGACGTACCGGGTGCCGCGCTGA
- a CDS encoding winged helix-turn-helix transcriptional regulator, producing the protein MATMTAAQRRAQAKADYDAFLAACPSRQLLDRISDKWVTLVLAALGRGGPCPAGESWEEPRAMRYSELSRRLAGVSQKMLTQTLRSLERDGLVTRTVTPTVPVTVTYELTALGLSLHELMRGVKAWAEEHMAEVLANREEFDALAG; encoded by the coding sequence ATGGCGACGATGACCGCGGCCCAGCGGCGGGCACAGGCGAAGGCCGACTACGACGCGTTCCTGGCGGCCTGCCCCAGCCGCCAGCTGCTCGACCGCATCTCCGACAAGTGGGTCACGCTGGTCCTGGCCGCGCTGGGCAGGGGCGGGCCGTGCCCCGCCGGTGAATCCTGGGAGGAGCCGCGGGCGATGCGCTACTCGGAGCTGTCCCGGCGCCTGGCCGGGGTCAGCCAGAAGATGCTCACCCAGACCCTGCGCTCGTTGGAGCGCGACGGCCTGGTCACCCGCACGGTGACCCCGACGGTGCCGGTGACGGTCACCTACGAGCTGACCGCCCTGGGACTCTCGCTGCACGAGCTGATGCGCGGCGTCAAGGCGTGGGCGGAGGAGCACATGGCCGAGGTGCTCGCGAACCGGGAGGAGTTCGACGCCCTGGCCGGGTGA
- a CDS encoding TetR/AcrR family transcriptional regulator — protein MGTKEPDGVDPRVLRTRRDVVEAATELFVTEGWSVVTHAEVAKRAGYSKATVYAHWPTRLDLMRASIGKICDEADHPEPTGDLREDLVRGLVDFAEDLAGGHLDRVFGGLLERAGSDPEVDELRRRLYEAGTRSLEAVLRSHLPPEDVEPSLALLVGGVLARGAFQARPATRGFVEDLVDRVLASARRGEAE, from the coding sequence ATGGGAACCAAGGAGCCGGACGGCGTGGACCCCAGGGTCCTGCGGACCCGGCGCGACGTCGTCGAGGCCGCCACGGAACTGTTCGTGACCGAGGGGTGGAGCGTGGTCACCCACGCGGAGGTCGCCAAGCGGGCCGGCTACTCCAAGGCGACCGTCTACGCGCACTGGCCGACGCGCCTGGACCTGATGCGGGCGTCGATCGGGAAGATCTGCGACGAGGCGGACCACCCGGAGCCCACCGGAGACCTGCGCGAGGACCTGGTGCGGGGGCTGGTCGATTTCGCGGAGGACCTGGCGGGGGGCCATCTGGACCGGGTGTTCGGGGGGCTGCTGGAACGGGCGGGGAGCGATCCGGAGGTGGACGAGCTGCGCCGGCGGCTCTACGAGGCGGGGACCCGGTCGCTGGAGGCGGTCCTGCGGTCGCACCTGCCGCCGGAGGACGTCGAGCCGTCGCTGGCGCTGCTCGTGGGCGGGGTGCTCGCCCGGGGCGCGTTCCAGGCGCGGCCGGCGACGCGGGGGTTCGTCGAGGACCTCGTGGACCGGGTGCTGGCGTCCGCGCGCCGGGGCGAGGCGGAGTGA
- a CDS encoding MerR family transcriptional regulator → MNGSMRIGVLAEHAGVSTRALRYYEEQGLLTPERTPSGQRVYPPSAVERVQIIRQFFAAGLNSRTVAAILPSVDAGRAAPGVLESLRAERARITAGIAELQEAGRRLDRVIELTERPDPEHCPALREQAAAS, encoded by the coding sequence ATGAACGGTTCCATGCGCATCGGTGTGCTGGCGGAGCACGCCGGGGTGAGCACCCGGGCGCTGCGCTACTACGAGGAGCAGGGGCTTCTCACCCCGGAGCGCACGCCGAGCGGGCAGCGGGTCTACCCGCCGTCGGCGGTCGAGCGGGTTCAAATCATCCGGCAGTTCTTCGCGGCGGGGCTCAACAGCCGCACCGTCGCCGCCATCCTGCCCAGCGTCGACGCGGGGCGCGCGGCGCCCGGGGTGCTGGAGTCCCTGCGCGCCGAACGGGCCCGCATCACCGCGGGCATCGCCGAACTCCAGGAGGCCGGGCGCCGACTCGACCGGGTCATCGAGCTCACCGAGCGCCCCGACCCCGAGCACTGCCCCGCACTGCGCGAGCAGGCGGCCGCCTCCTGA
- a CDS encoding DoxX family protein: MKTEPRRHPAPASSRVLHIGLWAAQLLLAPVFVGGGVWKLTTPITELAQVFPWVGQTPSALLYTTSVLDVLGGLGVLLPALTRIRPGLTVLAALGCAALQASAIVFHLSRGETDVAFNAVLLVLAAFVAWGRHTREPIAPRS; the protein is encoded by the coding sequence GTGAAGACCGAACCCCGACGGCACCCGGCCCCCGCCTCCTCCCGCGTGCTCCACATCGGCCTCTGGGCCGCCCAGCTCCTCCTCGCCCCGGTCTTCGTCGGTGGCGGCGTCTGGAAGCTCACCACCCCGATCACCGAACTCGCCCAGGTCTTCCCCTGGGTCGGGCAGACCCCGTCCGCGCTGCTCTACACCACCTCCGTACTCGACGTCCTGGGCGGCCTCGGCGTCCTGCTCCCCGCCCTCACCCGCATCCGGCCGGGGCTGACCGTCCTGGCCGCCCTCGGCTGCGCCGCGCTCCAGGCGTCCGCCATCGTCTTCCACCTCTCCCGGGGGGAGACGGACGTGGCGTTCAACGCCGTGCTCCTCGTTCTCGCGGCCTTCGTCGCCTGGGGCCGCCACACGAGAGAGCCCATCGCCCCACGTTCCTGA
- a CDS encoding phosphotransferase — protein MLMHSDQIVLTPQTAARLIEDQFPHWAGLPLVPVLPGGTVNAVFLLGDDLVARFPLQPADPQAALLALEGEAAAARELAGRTRFATPEPVAIGAPGEGYPMPWSVQTRLPGTPADRNDAGSGTDFALDLAEFVRGVRAIDARGRVFRGQGRGGCIADHDEWVRTCLERSEGLLDVPRLRRLWEGRLRDLPRGSDPDVMSHGDLMPGNLLVREGRLVGVVDVGGLGAADPALDLLCAWDVLEEGPRAVFREALGVGDAEWERGRAWAFEQALGLVWYYRESNPPMSRIGRRTLRWILEGEG, from the coding sequence ATGCTCATGCACAGCGACCAAATCGTCCTCACCCCGCAGACCGCCGCACGGCTCATCGAAGACCAGTTCCCGCACTGGGCGGGGCTGCCGCTGGTCCCGGTCCTGCCCGGGGGCACGGTGAACGCGGTGTTCCTGCTGGGCGACGACCTCGTCGCCCGGTTCCCCCTCCAGCCGGCCGACCCGCAGGCCGCGCTGCTCGCCTTGGAGGGCGAGGCCGCGGCGGCGCGCGAGCTCGCGGGCCGCACCCGTTTCGCCACCCCCGAGCCGGTGGCGATCGGTGCGCCGGGGGAGGGGTACCCGATGCCGTGGAGCGTGCAGACGCGGTTGCCGGGGACGCCCGCGGACCGGAACGACGCCGGGAGCGGCACCGACTTCGCCCTGGACCTGGCCGAGTTCGTGCGCGGGGTGCGTGCTATCGACGCCCGGGGGCGGGTGTTCCGCGGGCAGGGGCGCGGCGGCTGCATCGCCGACCATGACGAATGGGTGCGTACCTGCCTGGAGCGTTCGGAGGGGTTGCTGGACGTGCCCCGGCTGCGCCGGCTGTGGGAGGGGCGGCTGCGCGACCTGCCGCGGGGGAGCGATCCGGACGTGATGTCGCACGGCGACCTCATGCCGGGCAACCTGCTGGTGCGCGAGGGGCGCCTGGTGGGCGTGGTGGACGTGGGCGGGTTGGGGGCGGCCGATCCGGCGCTGGACCTGCTGTGCGCCTGGGATGTGCTGGAGGAGGGGCCCCGGGCCGTGTTCCGGGAGGCGTTGGGGGTCGGCGACGCGGAGTGGGAGCGCGGGCGGGCCTGGGCGTTCGAGCAGGCGTTGGGGCTGGTCTGGTACTACCGCGAGAGCAATCCGCCGATGAGCCGGATCGGCCGTCGCACGCTGCGGTGGATCCTGGAGGGCGAGGGGTGA
- a CDS encoding SDR family oxidoreductase → MDVTGSVALVTGANRGIGRRFVDELLARGAAKVYAAARRPETVEVRDPRVETLRLDLLDADSVAEAAARAADVTLLVNNAGIATGANLVTGDPDAVRLEFDTHFFGTLGVIRAFAPVLAANGGGAVVNVLSALSWFAYDGAGAYSAAKAAAWNMTNAVRLELVGQGTLVQGVHLGSADTDMMAGYDVPKIDPADVARASLDGVGSGALEVLVDDASRSVKAALAEDPAKFYASALGR, encoded by the coding sequence ATGGATGTCACCGGCTCCGTCGCACTGGTCACCGGAGCGAACCGGGGTATCGGCCGGCGCTTCGTCGACGAACTCCTGGCCCGCGGGGCCGCGAAGGTCTACGCGGCGGCCCGCCGCCCCGAGACCGTCGAGGTCCGCGACCCCAGGGTCGAGACGCTGCGACTGGACCTGCTGGACGCGGATTCGGTGGCGGAGGCGGCCGCGCGGGCCGCCGACGTCACCCTGCTCGTCAACAACGCCGGGATCGCCACCGGGGCGAACCTGGTGACGGGCGACCCGGACGCGGTCCGGCTGGAGTTCGACACCCATTTCTTCGGCACGCTCGGCGTGATCCGGGCCTTCGCGCCCGTGCTCGCGGCGAACGGCGGGGGAGCGGTGGTGAACGTGCTGTCGGCGCTGTCGTGGTTCGCCTACGACGGCGCGGGGGCCTACTCCGCGGCCAAGGCCGCCGCCTGGAACATGACCAACGCGGTCCGCCTCGAACTGGTCGGCCAGGGGACCCTGGTGCAGGGGGTGCACCTCGGGTCGGCCGACACCGACATGATGGCCGGTTACGACGTGCCCAAGATCGATCCCGCGGACGTGGCCCGGGCCAGCCTGGACGGTGTGGGCTCGGGGGCGCTCGAGGTGCTGGTCGACGACGCGAGCCGCTCGGTGAAGGCGGCGCTGGCGGAGGACCCCGCGAAGTTCTACGCGTCGGCGCTCGGGCGGTGA
- a CDS encoding helix-turn-helix domain-containing protein, with product MARLRTEAELTQTALANRVQSSKSQISDVERGKASPSPRLRKALDESIGFGRLSRLWEDLTGSNRAPWLSEIASAIQDAQAVWEYQALAFPGYLQTEAYARAIVLASAPWLSPDELATSVGERVTRAKHFSEALRPLLWLVLDQSLLGRRYGGVDVTREQLEYLIELSERGRITLQIMPSDHPKHPGNAGSFRVITMKDSTELAYVESAEEGRILTSSTAVAQRRMLVGSLQGLAWEPEASLRMVRDEVKRLDSAS from the coding sequence GTGGCACGCCTGCGCACCGAGGCGGAGCTGACGCAAACCGCGCTGGCCAATCGTGTCCAGAGCAGCAAAAGCCAGATATCGGACGTGGAGCGCGGAAAGGCTTCGCCGTCGCCGAGGCTGCGGAAAGCGCTGGACGAGTCGATCGGCTTCGGGAGACTCTCGCGCCTGTGGGAGGACCTGACCGGCAGCAACCGTGCGCCCTGGCTGTCGGAGATCGCTTCAGCGATTCAGGATGCCCAAGCCGTCTGGGAGTACCAGGCGTTGGCGTTCCCCGGCTATTTGCAGACCGAGGCGTACGCGCGCGCCATCGTTCTGGCATCGGCTCCCTGGCTGTCCCCGGATGAGCTGGCCACGAGTGTCGGTGAGCGGGTGACTCGGGCGAAGCATTTCTCCGAGGCCCTGCGCCCGCTGCTGTGGTTGGTGCTGGACCAGAGTTTGCTGGGTCGAAGGTACGGGGGTGTGGACGTCACCCGTGAGCAACTGGAGTACCTGATCGAACTCTCGGAGCGGGGGAGGATTACCCTACAGATCATGCCTTCCGATCATCCCAAGCACCCTGGCAACGCGGGTTCTTTCCGGGTGATCACCATGAAGGACTCCACCGAGCTCGCCTACGTGGAGAGTGCCGAAGAAGGGCGCATTCTGACCAGTTCGACAGCGGTCGCTCAACGCAGGATGCTGGTGGGAAGCCTGCAAGGGCTGGCATGGGAACCGGAGGCCTCGCTCCGGATGGTCCGCGATGAAGTGAAGAGGTTGGACAGTGCAAGCTGA
- a CDS encoding DUF397 domain-containing protein, translating to MQAEWHKSSYSGGTNDCVEAREFAAGADVRDTQNREAGYLTFDRMEWAALLQSVSR from the coding sequence GTGCAAGCTGAGTGGCACAAGTCGAGTTACAGCGGTGGAACCAACGACTGTGTGGAGGCGCGCGAGTTCGCCGCGGGCGCGGATGTCCGGGACACGCAGAACCGCGAGGCCGGGTACCTGACCTTCGACCGGATGGAGTGGGCGGCTCTCCTTCAGTCCGTGAGCCGCTGA